Proteins co-encoded in one Salvia splendens isolate huo1 chromosome 4, SspV2, whole genome shotgun sequence genomic window:
- the LOC121800426 gene encoding UDP-glycosyltransferase 86A1-like, which translates to MGKAKAHAIMISVPHQGHINPFICLALKLASKGITVTFVHLESVHHKLLSKLGPQADPFSQARQSGLDIRYTTISDGLPLEFDRDLHLEEHWGAIMHDFPALVDDFVGEMMRSEPDFDYFLMTDTNYTWPPAVARKYNLVNVSFWTQTTMTFAILYHWHLLKQNGHFPCKDEMEEAIDYIPGVEPINAKDLMSYLKESGLVSIVTEAMSAALDAVKSADLILHNTMLELEPETLSALNQHQPNYAVGPLNFSKSLHSYTVSNSLRSEADCTDWLHSKPPNSVLYISFGSFVHTTKKVIEELAHGLLLSGVDFVWVIRPGMLSSDDTDVLPEGFGYMIEGKGLIVPWCNQMSVLSNPAVGGFLSHCGWNSTLESMWCGVPMICYPIAYDQTANRKLVIEKWKFGVNLCDGESLDRVEIAEKIKGFMNGAYSESLRQEASKLKVAMEKALEIDGSSDRTFDQFMEDLKAKMEAKSTKF; encoded by the exons ATGGGAAAGGCAAAGGCGCACGCCATAATGATATCCGTCCCACACCAAGGCCACATCAACCCATTCATCTGTCTCGCCCTCAAGCTCGCCTCCAAGGGCATTACCGTCACTTTCGTCCACCTCGAATCCGTCCATCACAAGCTCCTCTCTAAACTCGGCCCCCAAGCCGACCCCTTCTCCCAGGCGAGGCAGTCCGGCCTCGACATCCGCTACACCACCATCAGCGACGGCCTCCCTCTCGAGTTCGACCGCGATCTCCACTTGGAGGAGCACTGGGGGGCCATCATGCACGATTTTCCCGCCCTCGTCGACGATTTTGTGGGGGAAATGATGCGTTCTGAGCCCGATTTCGACTATTTCTTGATGACCGACACGAATTATACGTGGCCGCCCGCCGTCGCCCGCAAGTACAACCTCGTTAATGTTTCCTTTTGGACACAGACGACGATGACATTTGCAATTCTCTACCATTGGCATCTTCTCAAGCAAAATGGCCATTTTCCATGCAAAG ATGAGATGGAGGAAGCAATCGACTATATTCCAGGGGTGGAGCCAATAAACGCAAAAGATCTGATGTCATACTTGAAGGAATCCGGACTGGTAAGCATAGTGACAGAAGCTATGTCCGCCGCACTGGACGCCGTGAAATCTGCAGATCTGATTCTCCACAACACCATGCttgaacttgaaccagaaaccCTATCAGCTCTCAACCAACACCAGCCTAATTACGCCGTTGGTCCCCTCAACTTCTCCAAGAGTCTCCACTCCTACACCGTCAGCAACAGCTTAAGGTCTGAAGCCGACTGCACCGACTGGCTCCACTCCAAGCCGCCCAATTCAGTTCTCTACATCTCCTTTGGAAGCTTCGTCCACACCACCAAGAAAGTGATTGAAGAGTTGGCTCATGGCCTTCTCCTCAGCGGCGTCGACTTTGTTTGGGTGATCAGGCCTGGTATGCTCAGCAGCGATGACACCGATGTTCTTCCGGAGGGGTTTGGATATATGATTGAGGGGAAAGGGTTGATTGTTCCTTGGTGCAATCAAATGAGTGTTCTCTCTAACCCTGCGGTTGGGGGATTTCTGTCGCACTGTGGATGGAATTCGACTCTCGAGAGCATGTGGTGCGGTGTGCCTATGATCTGTTACCCCATAGCGTATGATCAGACTGCCAACAGGAAACTGGTGATTGAGAAATGGAAGTTTGGGGTGAATCTCTGCGATGGGGAATCTCTTGACAGGGTGGAAATTGCTGAGAAAATTAAAGGTTTTATGAATGGGGCTTATTCCGAAAGTCTGAGGCAGGAGGCGAGTAAACTCAAAGTTGCAATGGAGAAGGCGTTGGAAATTGATGGGTCGTCGGATAGGACTTTTGATCAATTTATGGAGGATTTGAAGGCCAAGATGGAGGCCAAGAGTACCAAATTTTGA